One part of the Diadema setosum chromosome 22, eeDiaSeto1, whole genome shotgun sequence genome encodes these proteins:
- the LOC140245476 gene encoding uncharacterized protein encodes MCLERCFALRAPLYYYRMATLCKAKIAASVALSLSFLISTLPVMGVGSYAVVHEVGNTTEVTCNPPGDSGTRGSPGNRAFTAIYLAFGSLMLILMYVSNGLVIFQLRQRNSRTRLILKPSKRETDLPTSSVIEMRTSLNDKNKSDVSPECETGRTNTRHGVRTVEMTRTTQISISKMVVVMSVVFTISWFPFYIQRLLKALDVSQPEWYLYVVIFLLVSNHVIDPFVFVFMKQQSRDALRELCMAGICCKKWRTQSGTEANDRITSGTTVSS; translated from the exons ATGTGCCTCGAGAGATGCTTCGCTTTGCGAGCTCCGTTATACTATTATAGAATGGCGACTTTGTGCAAGGCCAAAATTGCTGCATCCGTCGCACTTTCTCTGTCGTTCCTTATCAGCACTCTTCCTGTGATGGGTGTAGGGAGTTACGCCGTAGTACATGAAGTCGGAAATACCACAGAGGTCACATGCAATCCTCCCGGCGATTCGGGGACCCGAGGCAGTCCGGGCAATAGGGCCTTCACGGCGATCTATCTCGCATTCGGCTCTCTCATGCTGATTCTCATGTACGTGTCAAACGGCCTTGTCATCTTTCAGCTACGGCAGCGGAACAGTAGAACGAGATTAATATTGAAGCCAAGTAAACGTGAAACAGACCTACCAACGTCCTCTGTCATCGAAATGCGCACTAGCTTGAACGATAAGAATAAAAGTGATGTATCGCCAGAATGTGAGACAGGGAGAACCAACACTCGACATGGAGTTCGGACTGTGGAGATGACGAGGACCACACAGATATCGATCTCCAAGATGGTCGTAGTCATGTCGGTGGTGTTCACCATATCCTGGTTTCCATTTTAC ATTCAGCGACTGTTGAAAGCGCTCGACGTCTCCCAGCCGGAGTGGTATCTCTACGTCGTCATCTTCCTCCTGGTCAGCAACCATGTCATCGACCCTTTCGTCTTCGTCTTCATGAAGCAGCAGAGTCGAGACGCACTCAGAGAGCTATGCATGGCGGGCATCTGCTGCAAAAAATGGCGGACACAGTCGGGAACGGAAGCTAATGATCGAATCACAAGTGGGACGACTGTGTCATCGTGA